One region of Carassius gibelio isolate Cgi1373 ecotype wild population from Czech Republic chromosome A1, carGib1.2-hapl.c, whole genome shotgun sequence genomic DNA includes:
- the LOC127937991 gene encoding NACHT, LRR and PYD domains-containing protein 3-like has translation MMDSPEPSCVSLKSDGSMHHPPELSDEPMTSDLSDGAVTSDPRMIRRRISSSEPSCVSLKSDGSMHHPPELSDGAVTSDPRDDQIRAQDPPQAVNDELQRVKEQHKTSMKNKYERLFEGLKLQENESLLNSIYTQLYIIEGEREGVNEEHEVLQMEKTARTQHSQDAPIYCNDIFKASAEAGCEEKEQIKTVLSKGIAGIGKTVSVQKFILDWAEGKANQDVDFMFVLPFRELNLIRDHQYSLHRLLLDFHPELQDLDSQIYEECKVVFIFDGLDESRITLMFSDAQKVCDVTETSSVAVLMSKLMKGELLPSALIWITSRPAAANQIPSKYIHRLTEIQGFTEPQKEEYFRKRISDEHQASRIISHIRRARSLHIMCHIPVFCWISSTVLQKLLEEDLSAEIPQTLTEMYIHFLLIQINMRKQKYEERDPEKLLPSNREVIVKLAEVAFKQLMKGNVMFYEEDLIESSIDVTDASVYSGICTEIFKQESVIHQRKVYSFIHLSVQEFLAAFYLLYCYLRKNKKTPHEFRSPLRKFILSLLFLHSKDDSDKVSLYDLLTSAVDKSLKSKNGRLDLFLRFLLGVSLESNQRLLQDLLTHTENSSETIRDTTQYIKERITDDDNLSADQSINLFLCLLEVKDQTLFREIQEFVKSDKHSEKKLSPGHCSTISYMLQMSEETLDELNPMKYNTSDEGRRRLIPAVINCRKALLAGCNLTAQCCERLSSALQSSNCVLRELDLRNNDLQDSGVKFISDGLKSPNCQLQILSLALCNLTAQCCERLSSALQSSNCVLRELDLRNNDLQDSGVKFISDGLKSPNCQLQILRLSGCMVTEEGCGYLSSALSSNPSHLRELDLSYNHPGESGVKLLKHKLQDPNYKLQILNVDHGGEKRMRAGPRKYACDLTLDPNTANTRLVLSDENKKITHVEDHQPYPDHPERFDVYPQVLSVESLTGRCYWETEWSGDDAGISVSYKGINRKGGESDCVFGCNDKSWSLYCFNNSFSVQHNNNDTDISAVRSSCKRAGVYVDVSAGPLSFYSVSDTHTLTHLHTFNTTFTEPLYAGFGVIYPGSSVSLCDIKG, from the exons ATGATGGACTCTCCAGAacccagctgtgtgtctctgaagagtgacGGATCAATGCATCATCCTCCTGAACTCAGTGATGAAccaatgacctctgacctcagtgaTGGAgcggtgacctctgaccccag GATGATCAGACGAAGAATATCATCTTCAGAacccagctgtgtgtctctgaagagtgacGGATCAATGCATCATCCTCCTGAACTCAGTGATGGAgcggtgacctctgaccccag AGACGATCAGATACGAGCCCAGGATCCTCCTCAAGCAGTGAATGATGAACTACAGAGAGTCAAAgagcagcacaaaaccagcatgaagaacaagtatgagagattatttgagggactgaaactccaggagaatgaaagcctcctgaacagcatctacacacagctctacatcatagagggagagagagaaggagtgaatgaagaacatgaggttttacagatggagaaaacagccagaacacaacactcacaagacgctccaatctactgcaatgacatctttaaagcctccgctgaagcaggatgtgaggagaaagagcagatcaagactgttctttctaaaggcatcgctggaatcggaaaaaccgtctctgtgcagaagttcattctggactgggccgagggaaaagccaatcaggatgtagatttcatgtttgtgcttccatttcgagagctgaacttgatccgagatcatcagtacagtcttcacagacttctgctggactttcatcctgaacttcaagatctggactcacagatttatgaggagtgtaaagttgtgttcatctttgatggtctggatgaaagcagaatcacacttatgttttcagacgctcagaaagtttgtgatgtgactgagacttcatcagtggctgtgttgatgtcaaagctgatgaaaggagagctgcttccctctgctctcatctggatcacctccagaccagcagcagccaatcagatcccctccaaatacatccaccgtctgacagaaattcagggattcactgagcctcagaaggaggaatatttcaggaagagaatcagtgatgagcatcaagccagcagaatcatctcacacatcagaagagcaagaagcctccacatcatgtgccacatccccgtcttctgctggatctcatccactgtgcttcagaagctcctggaagaagatctgagtgcagaaatccctcaaactctgactgaaatgtacatccacttcctgctgattcagatcaacatgaggaagcagaagtatgaagagagagatccagagaaactcctgccgtccaacagagaagtgattgtgaaacttgctgaagtggctttcaaacagctgatgaagggcaatgtgatgttctatgaggaggacctgattgagagcagcatagacgtcactgacgcctcggtgtattctgggatttgcactgagatctttaagcaggaatctgtgattcatcagaggaaagtctacagcttcattcatctgagCGTTCAGGAGTTTCTCGCTGCTTTCTATCTGCTTTACTGCTATTTAAGAAAGAACAAGAAAACACCGCATGAATTCAGATCTCCTCTGCGTAAATTCATACTTTCACTTTTATTCCTGCATTCTAAAGATGACTCTGATAAAGTCTCTCTGTATGATCTACTAACATCAGCAGTAGATAAATCTCTCAAGAGTAAGAATGGACGTCTGGATCTGTTCCTGCGGTTCCTGCTGGgcgtctcactggagtccaatcagagactcttacaggatctactgacacacacagagaacagctcagAGACCATCAGAGACACCACACAGTACATTAAAGAGAGGATCACAGATGATGATAATCTCTCAGCTGATCAGTCgatcaatctgttcctctgtctgctggaagtgaaagatcagactctgttcagagagattcaggagtttgtgaaatcagacaaacactcagagaagaaactctctcctggtcactgctcaacaatctcctacatgcttcagatgtcagaggaGACACTGGATGAACTGAACCCCatgaaatacaacacatcagatgaggggagaagaagactgataccagctgtgatcaactgcagaaaagctct tcttgctggctgtaatctcactgctcagtgtTGTGAGAGATTGTCAtcagctctacaatcctcaaactgtgtcctgagagagctggatctgaggaacaatgacctgcaggactctggtgtaaagtttatttctgatggactgaagagtccaaactgtcagctgcagatactgag tcttgctctctgtaatctcactgctcagtgttgtgagagattgtcttcagctctacaatcctcaaactgtgtcctgagagagctggatctgaggaacaatgacctgcaggactctggtgtaaagtttatttctgatggactgaagagtccaaactgtcagctgcagatactgag gttgtctggctgtatggtgacagaggaaggctgtggttatttgtcttcagctctgagttcaaacccctcacacctgagagagctggatctgagctacaatcacccaggagaATCAGGAGTCAAGCTGCTCAAACACAAACTGCAGGATCCAAACTATAAACTGCAGATACTCAA tgTGGATCATGGAGGAGAGAAGAGGATGAGAGCAGGACCACGAAAGt ATgcctgtgatctcacactggatccaaacacagcaaacactcgACTCGTTCTGTCTGATGAGAACAAGAAGATCACACATGTGGAAGATCATcagccgtatcctgatcatccagagagatttgatgTGTATCCTCAGGTTCTGAGTGTTGAGAGTCtgactggacgctgttactgggagactgAATGGAGCGGAGATGATGCTggtatatcagtgtcatataaaggAATCAACAGGAAAGGAGGAGAGAGTGACTGTGTGTTTGGATGCAATGACAAATCCTGGAGTCTGTACTGCTTTAATAACAGTTTCTCTGTCCAGCACAATAATAACGACACTGATATCTCTGCTGTCCGTTCATCCTGTAAGAGAGCAGGAGTGTATGTGGACGTGTCGGCCGGccctctgtccttctacagcgtctctgacacacacacactcacacacttacacacattcaacaccacattcactgaacccctctaCGCTGGGTTTGGGGTTATTTATCCTGGTTCctcagtgtctctgtgtgatATTAAAGGATAG